From a region of the Ficedula albicollis isolate OC2 chromosome 1A, FicAlb1.5, whole genome shotgun sequence genome:
- the GABARAPL1 gene encoding gamma-aminobutyric acid receptor-associated protein-like 1, whose product MKFQYKEDHPFEYRKKEGEKIRKKYPDRVPVIVEKAPKARVPDLDKRKYLVPSDLTVGQFYFLIRKRIHLRPEDALFFFVNNTIPPTSATMGQLYEDNHEEDYFLYVAYSDESVYGKKL is encoded by the exons ATGAAGTTCCAGTACAAGGAAGACCACCCGTTCgaatacaggaaaaaagaaggggagaagaTCCGGAAGAAATATCCCGACAGAGTCCCC gTAATAGTGGAAAAAGCACCCAAAGCCAGAGTACCTGACTTAGACAAAAGAAAGTATCTTGTGCCTTCCGACCTCACAG TTGGCCAATTCTACTTCTTAATCCGAAAGCGAATCCACCTGAGGCCAGAAGATGCTTTGTTCTTCTTCGTCAATAACACCATCCCTCCCACCAGTGCTACCATGGGCCAGCTGTATGAG GATAACCACGAGGAGGACTATTTTCTCTATGTGGCCTACAGCGATGAGAGTGTCTATGGCAA GAAGCTCTGA
- the TMEM52B gene encoding transmembrane protein 52B: MHNSDMICFVVGSFLWFPQVRGEEGCLNTELCSGTEWDRLWYIWLVLVVGGLLLLCGLISVCVRCCFQCHQTGDESGPQPYEVTVIAFDHDSTLQSTITSLHSVFGPAARRILAVAHSHNAAQGTPPLSASDTPPVYEEALHMSRFTVAKAGQKVPDLDPVPEEKPQLPAEGKDAQPALPGH; this comes from the exons ATGCATAACTCAGACATGATCTGCTTTGTTGTAGGGAGTTTCCTATGG TTCCCCCAAGTGAGAGGTGAGGAAGGCTGCCTCAACACTGAACT CTGTTCAGGTACAGAATGGGACCGTCTGTGGTATATCTG gctggtgctggtggttggggggctcctgctgctctgtgggctgATCTCTGTCTGTGTGAGGTGCTGCTTCCAGTGCCACCAGACCGGGGACGAGTCGGGCCCTCAGCCCTACGAGGTGACCGTCATCGCCTTTGACCACGACAGCACCCTCCAGAGCACCATCACCT ctctCCACTCCGTGTTTGGGCCAGCTGCCAGGAGGATATTGGCTGTGGCACACTCCCACAACGCTGCCCAGGGAACACCTCCCCTCTCAGCCTCAGACACCCCTCCAGTGTATGAAGAAGCTCTGCACATGAGCAGGTTCACGGTGGCCAAGGCAGGGCAGAAAGTGCCAGACCTGGATCCAGTGCCAGAGGAAAAaccacagctgcctgcagagggcAAGGATGCCCAGCCAGCCCTCCCAGGACACTGA